A stretch of Deinococcus aquiradiocola DNA encodes these proteins:
- the fumC gene encoding class II fumarate hydratase, whose translation MTIRKESDTMGTLDVDASRYWGAQTERSIHNFPIGRDTFVWGRPVIRALGILKKGAAQANADLGELPRDVADLIVQAADEVIAGKLDDHFPLVVFQTGSGTQSNMNANEVISNRAIEIAGGQMGSKAPVHPNDHVNRGQSSNDTFPTAMHIAVVLELNERLYGSVGKLRDTLHAKSEQHAGLVKVGRTHLQDATPITLGQEIGGWVAQLDYALSEVRHAGEGLLELAIGGTAVGTGLNAHPQFGDLAAKKYSEETGHHFRSAENKFAALSAHDALVQTSAALRTLSGALMKMANDVRWLASGPRNGIGEIVIPENEPGSSIMPGKVNPTQSEAMTMVATRVFGNDATVAFAGSQGNFQLNVFKPVMVHAVLESIRLISDACLAFNDNCAVGIEPAYEKIEHNLSINLMQVTALNKHIGYDKAAAIAKKAHKEGSSLKAAALALGYVTDAEFDAWVVPLDMTHN comes from the coding sequence ATGACCATCCGGAAAGAATCCGACACCATGGGCACCCTCGACGTGGACGCCAGCCGTTACTGGGGCGCACAGACGGAACGCAGCATCCACAACTTCCCGATCGGGCGCGACACCTTCGTGTGGGGACGGCCCGTCATCCGGGCGCTCGGCATCCTGAAGAAGGGCGCGGCGCAGGCGAACGCGGACCTCGGCGAACTGCCGCGTGACGTGGCCGACCTGATCGTGCAGGCGGCCGACGAGGTGATCGCCGGGAAGCTCGACGACCACTTCCCGCTGGTCGTGTTCCAGACGGGCAGCGGCACGCAGAGCAACATGAACGCGAACGAGGTCATCAGCAACCGCGCCATCGAGATCGCGGGCGGCCAGATGGGCAGCAAGGCGCCCGTCCACCCGAACGACCACGTGAACCGCGGCCAGAGCAGCAACGACACCTTCCCGACCGCCATGCACATCGCGGTGGTGCTGGAACTGAACGAGCGCCTGTACGGCAGCGTCGGCAAGCTGCGCGACACCCTGCACGCCAAGAGCGAACAGCACGCCGGGCTGGTCAAGGTGGGACGCACGCACCTGCAGGACGCGACGCCCATCACGCTGGGTCAGGAGATCGGCGGGTGGGTCGCGCAGCTCGACTACGCCCTGAGCGAGGTGCGGCACGCGGGCGAAGGCCTGCTGGAACTCGCGATCGGCGGCACGGCGGTCGGCACGGGCCTGAACGCGCACCCGCAGTTCGGTGACCTCGCCGCGAAGAAGTACAGCGAGGAGACCGGCCACCACTTCCGCAGCGCGGAGAACAAGTTCGCGGCCCTGTCGGCGCACGACGCCCTCGTGCAGACCAGCGCGGCCCTGCGGACCCTGTCGGGCGCCCTGATGAAGATGGCGAACGACGTGCGCTGGCTGGCCAGCGGGCCGCGCAACGGCATCGGCGAGATCGTCATTCCCGAGAACGAGCCCGGCAGCAGCATCATGCCCGGCAAGGTCAACCCCACCCAGAGCGAAGCCATGACCATGGTCGCCACCCGCGTGTTCGGCAACGACGCCACCGTCGCCTTCGCGGGCAGCCAGGGGAACTTCCAGCTGAACGTCTTCAAGCCCGTCATGGTGCACGCCGTGCTGGAAAGCATCCGCCTCATCAGTGACGCGTGCCTCGCCTTCAACGACAACTGCGCCGTCGGCATCGAACCCGCCTACGAGAAGATCGAGCACAACCTCAGCATCAACCTCATGCAGGTCACGGCCCTCAACAAGCACATCGGCTACGACAAGGCCGCCGCCATCGCCAAGAAAGCCCACAAGGAAGGCAGCAGCCTCAAGGCCGCCGCGCTCGCGCTCGG